Proteins co-encoded in one Desulfuromonas sp. genomic window:
- a CDS encoding metalloregulator ArsR/SmtB family transcription factor produces the protein MNVLTTLKALSDATRLRLVGVLSRGEFTVQELTTILGMGQSRISRHLKILLEAGILSVKRQGTWGYYRLAGGNSLLGEIWPSL, from the coding sequence ATGAATGTGTTGACCACCCTCAAGGCTCTATCCGATGCGACCCGCTTGCGTTTGGTCGGGGTTCTCTCCCGCGGAGAGTTCACCGTGCAGGAATTGACCACCATCCTGGGCATGGGGCAGTCGCGTATTTCCCGGCATTTGAAGATTCTCCTCGAGGCCGGAATCCTTTCGGTCAAGCGCCAGGGGACCTGGGGATATTATCGGCTCGCTGGGGGCAACAGCCTGCTTGGCGAGATCTGGCCGAGTCTCTAA
- a CDS encoding methyltransferase domain-containing protein → MFFDRHARQWDELTSRILALPPYRRDLLDSIRPCRALLEAGVGTGALLGGLCEKAPLVVAVDHSAAMLEKARERADEECLEGVDFRLGELSHLPLSDGEVEVALLNMVLHHSPRPAVVFKELSRVLSPTGVLVIADLRRHDMEWVRERLADQWLGFERSELEGWLAAGGFQVERYRDIDSPGGQGVFLLSARKDGPV, encoded by the coding sequence GTGTTCTTCGATCGGCATGCCCGGCAATGGGACGAGTTGACCTCACGCATCCTGGCCTTGCCCCCATACCGTCGTGACCTTCTCGACAGCATTCGGCCCTGCAGGGCTCTGCTGGAAGCCGGAGTCGGCACGGGAGCCTTGCTGGGGGGGCTGTGTGAAAAGGCGCCGCTGGTCGTTGCCGTCGACCACTCCGCGGCGATGCTCGAAAAGGCCCGGGAACGCGCAGACGAAGAATGCCTCGAAGGGGTCGATTTTCGGCTCGGCGAGCTGTCTCATCTCCCACTTTCAGACGGGGAGGTGGAGGTGGCTCTTCTCAATATGGTGCTCCACCATTCTCCGCGGCCGGCCGTGGTCTTCAAGGAGTTGAGCAGGGTGCTTTCCCCGACCGGCGTCCTGGTCATTGCCGACCTGCGGCGACACGACATGGAATGGGTACGGGAGCGCCTCGCCGATCAGTGGCTCGGTTTTGAACGGTCCGAACTGGAGGGTTGGCTGGCGGCAGGCGGGTTTCAGGTGGAACGGTACAGGGACATTGACAGCCCGGGGGGCCAAGGCGTGTTTCTCCTTTCGGCCCGCAAGGATGGCCCTGTTTAG